In Hallerella porci, the sequence CTTTGCGTCCAGCCATCGGAATTTCGACGCGGAGAGAACATTCGTTCAAAAGTTCTGGTGCAATGCCGAGTTCTTCGTTCCCGAGAAGAATGAGCGCATTCTTTGGCCATTCCACGTTTTGAATGGGAACGGACCCTTCGCCGGTTTCTAGGGCGATAATCGCATATCCATTTTCGCGGGCAAAGCGGATGCATTCGAGCGGAGAATTCCAGCGTTTGCTTTCGACCCATTTTTCGGTGCCGCGTGCGGCGCTTTTGAGCATCGCGTGCGAAATGTCGGGGGTATATCCCGAAAGGTGAACAGCCGAAAGTCCGAGACAATCAACGGTGCGGAAAATGGATCCGACATTAAAGGCGCTGCGTAAATTATGAACGAGAACGCCGTAGGGAATTGTCGGGAGAACGGATTCGGTGCGGTCGCCCGGTTCATTTTCCAAGTAAACATCGCGCTCAAAACCGAGACCGGCTTCGGTGCGAAATTCCTTGTAAAGTTCAATGAGTTCCGTTTGATTTTTTCCGTCGAGATTTTTTTCGGCGGGAAATTTTAACCAGTTGGCGTATTGCGTGTATTCGCTTTTGACTTGAGAAATATCATTTCCCAA encodes:
- a CDS encoding TrmH family RNA methyltransferase gives rise to the protein MYSERKFLALAQATQAKRFAELLRILILQLGNDISQVKSEYTQYANWLKFPAEKNLDGKNQTELIELYKEFRTEAGLGFERDVYLENEPGDRTESVLPTIPYGVLVHNLRSAFNVGSIFRTVDCLGLSAVHLSGYTPDISHAMLKSAARGTEKWVESKRWNSPLECIRFARENGYAIIALETGEGSVPIQNVEWPKNALILLGNEELGIAPELLNECSLRVEIPMAGRKASMNVANAFAILAYAIRSGYRF